A genomic window from Triticum urartu cultivar G1812 chromosome 7, Tu2.1, whole genome shotgun sequence includes:
- the LOC125522475 gene encoding probable glycosyltransferase At5g25310, protein MRMAAAAPAAAAARLRAVALWAALLVLVVGVFSVSGAEVPNSSSSLSSSHLGQQGAFTSRRPSVERELDAARAAIRRAARLHRGSNASSAPGRWFRGDDVDYALLARVYRNPAAFHRSYVEMERRFKVYVYAEGEPPILHAGPCKNIYTIEGRFIEQLELLAPPAAGVRTWDPDRAHAFFLPFSVVQMVHFAYRPLSYDRAPLLSLVRDYVRVVASRHPFWNRSAGADHFMLSCHDWGPDASKGDPELYANGIRALCNANTSEGFRPGKDVSIPEINLYDGDTPRQLLGPSPGMSARPYLAFFAGGRHGHVRDLLLRHWKGRDPATFPVYEYDLPSTTGNGNSSGSHNRRGRDRQSDYFAYMHRSRFCLCPSGHEVASPRVVEAIHAGCVPVLVSDGYAPPFADVLRWESFSMSVPVADIPRLKEVLEGIPTAEVERLRDGVRLVNRHFTLRQPPERLDMFHMILHSVWLRRLNFRLDH, encoded by the exons ATGCGCATGGCTgctgctgctcctgctgctgctgctgcgcgCTTGCGTGCCGTTGCGCTCTGGGCCGCCCTCCTCGTCCTCGTGGTCGGCGTCTTCTCCGTATCCGGCGCGGAGGTGCCGAACAGCTCTTCGTCGCTGTCGTCGTCTCATCTGGGGCAGCAGGGGGCTTTTACCAGCAGGAGACCGAGCGTGGAGCGGGAGCTCGACGCCGCGCGAGCCGCGATACGGCGCGCGGCGCGGTTGCACCGTGGCAGCAACGCCAGCTCGGCGCCGGGAAGATGGTTCCGCGGCGACGACGTGGACTATGCTCTCCTCGCGAGGGTGTACCGCAACCCGGCAGCCTTCCACCG GAGCTACGTGGAGATGGAGAGGCGGTTCAAGGTGTACGTGTACGCGGAAGGGGAGCCGCCGATCCTGCACGCGGGGCCCTGCAAGAACATCTACACCATCGAGGGCCGCTTCATCGAGCAGCTCGAGCTCCTAGCGCCGCCGGCTGCCGGCGTCCGGACGTGGGACCCCGACCGCGcgcacgccttcttcctccccttCAGCGTCGTCCAGATGGTGCACTTTGCGTACCGGCCCCTCTCATACGACCGCGCCCCGCTGCTCTCCCTTGTCCGCGACTACGTCCGCGTCGTCGCCTCCCGCCACCCCTTCTGGAACCGCTCCGCCGGCGCCGACCACTTCATGCTCTCCTGCCACGACTGG GGTCCTGACGCGTCCAAGGGGGACCCGGAGCTGTACGCGAACGGCATCCGTGCGCTCTGCAACGCCAACACGTCGGAGGGGTTCCGGCCGGGGAAGGACGTGAGCATCCCGGAGATCAACCTCTACGACGGCGACACGCCGCGGCAGCTCCTGGGCCCTTCGCCGGGGATGTCGGCGCGGCCCTACCTGGCCTTTTTCGCCGGCGGGCGGCACGGCCACGTCCGAGATCTCCTGCTCCGGCACTGGAAGGGCCGCGACCCGGCCACATTCCCCGTGTACGAGTACGACCTCCCCTCTACCACCGGCAACGGCAACAGCAGCGGCAGCCACAACCGGCGAGGCCGCGACCGGCAGAGCGACTACTTCGCCTACATGCACCGGTCGCGCTTCTGCCTGTGCCCGAGCGGGCACGAGGTGGCGAGCCCGCGTGTTGTGGAGGCCATCCACGCCGGGTGCGTGCCCGTACTGGTGTCGGACGGCTACGCGCCGCCCTTCGCCGACGTACTGCGGTGGGAGTCATTCTCGATGTCCGTCCCCGTCGCCGACATCCCCAGGCTGAAGGAGGTGCTGGAGGGGATACCGACGGCGGAGGTGGAGCGGCTCCGGGACGGGGTGCGGCTGGTGAACCGGCACTTCACTCTGCGGCAGCCGCCGGAGAGGCTCGACATGTTCCACATGATCCTGCACTCCGTCTGGCTCAGGAGGCTCAACTTCAGGCTCGACCACTAG